The Musa acuminata AAA Group cultivar baxijiao chromosome BXJ1-8, Cavendish_Baxijiao_AAA, whole genome shotgun sequence genomic sequence CCACTAATATTAGATCTGTAGTTGTACGTGACAAGCATTCTTAGTGGGTATTTCAAATGAATCTTTAGTGTTTGGTAAACCACATTATAAGTTCCACTGTTAAGTTTGCAATTCTATTTTTTTTGCTTGTTTCTATAGCTGGCATTTACATGTAGAGCAAATGCAAATTTATCTCTGAATCACTTGCCTCCTAACAGTCTGCATTATTTTTCTGACACTGAGTTCTGCATGTAGTGTTGCCTCCAGCAAAAGAATGCAAGAACCAAACAGGGTATTCACTTAGGGCTAGAAGTCATCCTACACCAGCTCATATCCTTGTGAGCCTAATCTATGATGATTTAGGACTTCACCAGAATTATCATTGATGAGGCTGCCATAGAACAATTATCCTTCAGTAATTAGATTGTCCCCCATATTGTTTTAAATTCCTCATCCTGAAGATAATTTTAGTTGTCTTTATGTCAATCTGAAAGATTGTAGATTTTGACAATCTCATTTGATAGTAAAAACTCTCCTTCTGAATAAACAAAGCCAGTGGTTTTGCTCTCTTTAATCTTTTTCAGAACACTAACTTTCTTCGTTTGCATTTTCAGTTATTGCCGTTGATTCGGGGGAGAAAGCAATGGAAGTTCTTGGCTTGAGCGGAGTAACGATTGGAAGGCCTCATTTTAATGTATGTAATTTCCTAAATTCATTCTTAGTTGTTGATGTTTTCTAAATTCTACAATTAAAACTATTGTGTTATAGGCTGGTCAAAGATACGCTTCTATAAGATATCAAAAGGATACACGATAGCAATCAATCTATTAGTTTTTAACTAAGACATAAATAGACCCTAAAGGGATCACACATTGCCAAAGAGTTATCTAAACATTTGCAGTTACATTCTTAGTTGAAATTTGTTGTTTTGTTAATGTATAAATATTTTGAGcaattaacaaaaaatatatacaaacaaGTTTATAATGCTGAGACGAAAATGTTGTGGTGATCGTGTGTAGTTACTAGAAAAGATGAGGAAAACAGATACTTCCATTCGTGAATAATTAGGTGTACTTTCTCTATAAAGGCAAATTGACTTGTATTTAGACATGAATATGACCTGCCACGTCACCTTGATGCTTAAACCTGATTGATCGGAATGATGCTGTGCAGGAGCAGAAAATTGATGTAATTCTTACAGACTATTGTATGCCACAAATGACTGGCTATGACCTTCTCAAGGCTATCAAGGTATGCAAATGTTACTCTTTTTTCCTCCCAGCAATCAACTTATAGTTTTGTAATTGCAGCATAACTTTATCTGCCAATTTATGCTTGCTCAAGATCTAATTAACTTTTTGTATTTTTCCAGGAGCACGACAGCTTAAAATCCATACCTGTAGTCATGATGTCATCTGAAAATGATCCTCAGAGAATCAGCAGGTATATTGTTAATTTCTGGACATTTTTGCATCGTCAGATAGAATGTGAGCTCTGCAGATGCTGCTCATGCCAAAAGAAGTTAATTAGCATGTCAAGTTCAAGTGTTAGTGCAAGTGAATGAAAGTAATTAGAACAAAATATGTTTGCTCGATTAAGTTGGTGACCGCTGCTACTCAAATAATTCATAGCTGTTCTATGCTTCCAACTGGAGATCATTCTTTACCAAAATTCTTCAGTTACATATGCAGCATgagagaaaaatagaaaaaacagCATGTACCAAAACTAATTAGATTTGACTTCTGAAATCTGTATTTTCTTTTCTACTTTTTGGGATGCTGATTCTCTTTGTGCAGGTGTGGAGGTATTGGAGCTGAAGATTTCATCCTTAAGCCACTAAAAGTAAAAGATGTCCAGAGGTTAAGAACTTATGCTGTGCCAAGAACTCCAATATCCAAATCAGGTACCAAGAGGAAGCTGCCAGTAGATTTGGTAGCCGAAAACAGTGGTTACGAGACGTGTCAACGGGTTGCTAAAGTTGCTGTTGCATGACGATGAATTCTCTGATGACTCTTTTTGACACTATAATATTAGTGATCAAATGTCGAAAGGTATAAGATCAGTAGAACCGAGTTTTTTCTTATCTGTTCCACATGAACAAATTTACATTCCATTGAGTTCATGGAGATTTGGTTATACCATTAATTCTGGTGCATTAGTGGAAAATGATGGTATGCAGATGGCAAATAGTCATCCTGAAAAACTATACTTGTTCTTGACGTAGCGTTTGATTAGTTTGCTGTGGCAGTTGAGTAGAGATGCTTGTAACAATTTGGAGGCCTTGGAGTTCAATGATTTGTTGTGTCTTTGGTTACATTTATGCTATCCATTGATCAGCTTCTCTTGATGCCAAGCTGAGCTTATTCTCATTATATTTTCCTTGCTGTTTAGCATAGAATTAATTATTTGCATTCAAAGCAGTTGAATGCATACAATGCTACAATGCCTTGAAAGAGAGGaaactccctccctccctccctccttgtCCATCTAACACTCCAAATGCTCTCAACCTATCTGTTTACTGCAATTTTGATGGAAGATTAAATGATGAAGCTTATCACATGTATGTACATACAAATTCATGTTGTCAGTTTCAAAGCTAAATTCACACTCATATCAGAAAAAACAATGTTCATCTGCATCACACTGTTTCTTTTCTTCTGTTCAACTTCAATTGGAAAGAACAAGAATGGTGATTGAGCTTTATTCTAGCAAATTAATGATCATCTTTGAGAGAGGTGGAGTTCTCCCAAACCCAGAAGAGTTTGTATCTGCCATTCTTAAGGTCATTGAGCCATGTCATAGCAAATTAAAACCCAGCTATGTGCTCCTCCAAGTTGGAGTCTTCCCCAACCCACAAGAGACTTGAAAGCACAGCCACTTGAAAGCACAGGTGATGTGTCCATGGCAGACCTCACCTCATTGACTGAACAAAatatcttctctctctttctcagcaTGTCACTTGGTGTTTGACACATTCAAACACTGCCATGCTTACCCTACCCCACACATAAAATAATAAGCATAATAACAATTAAAGTATATAAATTGTTTTTATATTTCCAAAAATACTCCTTCCAAACACAAAATTATGCCTAAATCTTCAAAATGATTTACTTCAATCTTTTGTCATTAACATATGATCTATGATACTTTAGTAGGgtatttatataatcattaatACAACATTATTTTAATCAGCCATAGCATTCCTAGACCAAATCTTGATGAGGAAAATGGAGTGGGAATGATTCTTctgatttcaatatgatcaagGACAAAATCCAATCATGGGTTCATTTATCTAAAGAGGCTTGACCTAGAAATAGTGTGGCCACATTTAACATGAAATGTGGAACTATTCAATTGATCATCAAATTTACATTTTAGCTGTCTTCCACGTGGAGTTGAGTAGATTGTGTGATGACTTTTACAGACACTTTCTTTTTAACAAAAGAAATCATCAAACTATCACTAATAATAGAaaggtaatttttttaaaaaaaattcttgaactTTGGATTTTGCTAGAGAAtactatatttaatttttttcttatttcttagaGCGCTCTAGCCCGAGCGCTCTAACTAtatgaaaaagatcattttaTTCTTGTAACTTTAAAAAATTTTCATCCCAACCTCAATCTTAGTCATGCCTCTGCTTATCTCTAGTCGCTCGCTCAGATCATTGGCCCTCGCACCAAGATGCAGACGACTAAAGGAGTAAAAGGGGACGATTGATATTGTTTGTCAGACTAGAAGAGAGAGGTGGACAATAAGACTAGTATCTCTACAAGGAGAGGATGAGATCGACATTATCTACCAATTTGTATATATAAACAAttagatggaaaaaaaaaacGGGACCAACAAATACAGGATGATTGGTGTGATAGAATCACGATCGATGataaataaagataaaataattattttttaaaaaattatgagttctttttcaatattcacctctaattaaaaaaaaagaagaaataaaagTATGGGAGACATCTGCTCGGCGACCTAATTTTGCTGTGCTCACAATTTCCATTTGTGAGGGTCAATTAATATTCTTTTAAGGCATCATTTAAGACAATATGGGCAAATTGTGGGGGCATTAATGTCCACTTCTTTCCgcgttctttctcggttggtggtACGAACTACGTTGACCCAAAAACCCCATCTTTTGGTTTCGTCCGTCAAATTTTAGGAAGAAAAGAAGCGATAAATACGAATCCATCTAGCCATCTTGATGTTCGTAGGATTCCGAGTTCGGCAGCCGCTGTGAACTGCGCAAGCCCATACAAATCGATCTTCCGAGCTGCTGGTTTCGGATTCACGGTACTCCTCAATCTTGCTTTCTTGAAAACCCTAGCTAGTTGCGGAGTCGATATCTTCTCGACTTCGATTGATCATCGAAGCTCAAGCGatcctgtctttttttttttttctgccggAATTTGATCCTTTGACACGGCATGGTTGTTCGATATCTTTGAGGAATCGGTGCAATTTGGTCCTTCGTTGACGAGGACGGAGCGAAAGGGTAAGGTTCTCAAACGCTAGCGTAGATTTTTAGGGTTCCGGGATTCATTACTCTGTGAGTTTACTTGTGCGTGAGCAAAATTCCAAAACCATAGAAAGAACTGCCTTTTGATCTCTTACACGGATCAAGAGTCGTGACATATAAGGGGAAAAAATCGGATGGTAACTTGGAGCTCTTGTAAAGCTCAGAGCTTTGATGAATTCACGGCGATCCAAATCCGTGAAGCTTGTTTCGTCCCATTCCCAATCCATAGAAGTAGAGTTAGGAGAGTGCTCCCAAATGGGTTCTTCCATTGACAATACGGTCTACTGCTGCATCGCCAAGGGGAACAAGATTCTGTATTCTTACAACAGCAAAGGCCACGAGCTCGAGACCTTGGCCATTCTCTGCCTCGAGAATGCGCCGGCTTTCCACAAATGGTACTTCCACTCCATCGGGACCAGGACTTTTGGATTCTTGACGGCAGATGGCCACACATACTTCGCCATCATTGACCCTAGCGTCGGGAATTTGGCGATTCTTCAGTTCCTGGAGCACATTCAAGATGGTTTCAGGAAGGTGGCAAAGAATGGTTTTCATGATGACTTGGTGCCCATCGTCCAGCGGCTCATAGCATCCTTGGAGAACATGCCTCGATATGCCTTCTCATTGGACGACAATTCCGAGGGCACAGCATCTAGTGATGGTTCCACATCGACAAAGGCACCATTGCTAGGGAAGAACAGTGGCAGCCATCACgacaagaagaagatgaaggataAAGTGCTTCAAAGTGATGATGTGATTGAAGATGATGCTGATAGGACAGTGAAGATTGATATGCCACCACAGACAGTGGGTGCCATGTCACTGCCAAGGAGCTTGAGCTCGACGAGACTTCGTGTGCAACAAGCAGGAAGGAGATTGTGGTGTCGGCATGTAAAGATAGTCATAGCTACCGATATAATCATCTGCCTGATCCTGTTTGGTGTTTGGTTGGCAGTGTGCAGGGGCTTCCATTGCGTATCGGGGAAATAGAAGAAGAGGGATTGCATTTGTGAACAAGAAAGGTAAGAAACACTTTGCTAGATGGATTCAAGTAGTTTCTTGCGTAAGAAGCTGAGATGTAGTTTTACAAACATGGAAAGAAATTTCGTTAGCATGTGGATGAATCCCCTCAGAAAGAATATGAATTGAGACGTGCAGTATTCTAGAAAGTGATGCTGTGAAGATTCAGTTGAAGGAAGAAAGTTCTTGGATATGCAGCACTTGTGGCACGCCAGTGACTCATTGCTGTCCGCGGCATAAAATATACGATACTTGTTGCTAGTGTAATATGAATACTTGTTTTTCCTCCTTTTTCTTGGTTCTTGTGGATGTTAGTCATACGTCAACAGCTGTTCATATGTATCATATTTCTAGATCGACTTCTCGCTTAGAGGATCTTTGGCATGATGACAATGCTTAAAACATTCGAGCTTTCTGTTTGTCTTAAAATGATGTGAAATTTCCCGATTGCCACTAATATTGTATTTATTTGCCTGCTTTTTACACTTAATTATCATCATGCATTGTCATAAATTTTCCACTAATTCTGGATTGTAGTCACACAAATTAGTTATTATCTATACTTTGCTACCTTTAGATGTGGATATTGGAGGAGAGCAGACTTCCTCTGTTTTCATCCACCATTGTTAAATTGCATCACTTCAGACCCTTCAGCTTCTTTTGCCTCCTTTTGTTTGTGAATGAAACGATCTCTGCTATTGTAGAAACTAAATTTGAGCATTGTCTATGATGTTAAAGAATCAGAGTGGGATTTGTTGTTATTTCCATATGGATTGCTCGGATGATTTAGCAGATGCCTAAACAATGATTATGTTGTATGATGATGTGAACACAATCATCATCCATCTCTCAAGACAACTCATGTAGGTATTATCTATCCTACCAATTGGACTAGTTAGCACCAATCAGAGTTTCACTATTTTTACAGCATAGTTGAGCTCACCATCAATCGAGGCACAACTCCTAACCTAATTTGTTGAGTTGGATTATGTTTAACCAATACATATCATGTTAAGAATTAGATccgaaactaatcaactttcaacGTCGATGGCATCCTTGATTTGATCTGTTATtagtatcaagaacttgaattttGGATCATCCACAACTGTTATTAATGAACACTCAACTCTGACATTTTCCAGCTTTAAATCCTCAATGTTGGGATTGCTTTTTAGTTCTATTAAGAAGCTAAAGATAAAGGATTAAGAGTACGTTTGCGAatacatttgaaatatatattgaggttatttgataattttcttttttaaatcacgTTCGACCTGAATGTTGTGTTGTAAATGCTCTGTTTGATGTTATCTCAAGATAGCAGTAACATTTCAATATTTCTATAAACATATTGCAGGCATATTATTATATACTATCTTAAaggaataaaattaaattaaaaaaagctAGAACTCTTATAGAAcatgatgaaattaaaatgagTCCATGACACAAGACTCCTGTCAATTCGCATCGACGAGATATAAAAACTTAGGATAGAAAACATTATAATTATTAGTTTAATGGAGATGGGTCAAATTTACAGGAATaataaattttaaggcatatgAAAACTGCATAATCCATTAATATAATTCAAACCCTTTAGTTTTTCCAGAACTGTAACCTTAGATAACAGTTGAACAAAGTTCTAAAACACTTACAAAACCTTTCTGATGAGAGTCAAAGGTGATGACTTGTAAAGGCTTGAGCCAACAATTGCCATGGAGTGCAAGAAGCATTTGATTATTCCTACCACTGTGACCATTAAAAGCTCCCAAGCATCCAGAGCTTATGAAGTAGGCCTATGGATTTAGTTTCATGTCGCATAACATGGGATCTAACTTGCTGAGCTGCTAATTGGATTCAGAAACACAAACGAATCATCATTGCTGAGCTGCTAATGACCTTTTTCGCTCTTCACCTCTGTACAACCTCCACAGGGCAGAACACCCCCTCGTTACGAGATAGTGTGAGAGAACACTAGTAAGATTTGCTAAGGAAGTTGTGCAATTTCAAGCAAAATTTTATTCAGCGACTGTGGCCGCGAGAAGAAGGGGCAGTGATCGCACCCTTTGATCATGTAGATCCCATGAGGAGGGTTCTCCCTCACCAGCTTCTCCTGGACGTCGGGTGAGAGCATGTGGTCATCAAGTGTTTGGATGAAGAAACGTTTCGCCGTGCCATAGTTTTCGGGCGTGAGGGACAGCTTCTCCATGATGGGTGCCAATGGGATAGGTCTCATGGATACTGCAGCCAACGCGATATCCTGCATTACGAACATAAATTTATGAGAACGAACTTCAGTCTGGAACGCAAGCTAATGATATGGCAACCAGAATCATCGAATAgatagtttcagaatcatatgttATCAGTTTTCTTCACATGGAATAAGCTCTAGAAGGCTGTAGAAAAG encodes the following:
- the LOC135588707 gene encoding two-component response regulator ORR1-like, with the protein product MEEEEAKKERNEEVESDGGDGGVEMVRVLVVDDSPVDRKIVEMLLKKSGRMFEVIAVDSGEKAMEVLGLSGVTIGRPHFNEQKIDVILTDYCMPQMTGYDLLKAIKEHDSLKSIPVVMMSSENDPQRISRCGGIGAEDFILKPLKVKDVQRLRTYAVPRTPISKSGTKRKLPVDLVAENSGYETCQRVAKVAVA
- the LOC135588710 gene encoding phytolongin Phyl1.1-like gives rise to the protein MNSRRSKSVKLVSSHSQSIEVELGECSQMGSSIDNTVYCCIAKGNKILYSYNSKGHELETLAILCLENAPAFHKWYFHSIGTRTFGFLTADGHTYFAIIDPSVGNLAILQFLEHIQDGFRKVAKNGFHDDLVPIVQRLIASLENMPRYAFSLDDNSEGTASSDGSTSTKAPLLGKNSGSHHDKKKMKDKVLQSDDVIEDDADRTVKIDMPPQTVGAMSLPRSLSSTRLRVQQAGRRLWCRHVKIVIATDIIICLILFGVWLAVCRGFHCVSGK